Part of the Xiphophorus maculatus strain JP 163 A chromosome 3, X_maculatus-5.0-male, whole genome shotgun sequence genome, CTTGAGCAAATAAAGTTAATCTCACTTCCACATACAGCTCCACACAGTCACTGACAGCATAAAGCGTGCAGATATTGTCCTGCCTTTTCCTGATAACTCCTGATTTCTCTGTGTTATTCTGAACTCTGTCGCTCCGATTGTACCGTATGCCCTCTAGAAGCACCTGTCCAcgattactttaaaaaaaaaatgggactGCTTCACTTTAATTAGTGGGGAAACTCAAGCTCCCCGGTGTGTTCTGCAAATGATCGTTGATTCCAGTGCTGATGGGAAGACCACGCCTGCTTCTGGGATATGGAGAGAGGGAATACATGGGATGCCCATATAAGGAATGTGGCATTTCCCACAACCCCAGGGACAACAGCCAGGCTCCATGCTTCTTCGAGTTACAGTAAAAGGGAGGGGAGGTCAGGTTTTCTCAAGAAACGCATGAGGTTTTTGGAGAAGCACACCGAGCCTGGATTCGTGCTTGTTGACGGGGTTGCTGAAGAGTTTGCTGATGACAACAAAGACTTTGCCCGCCGCAGGACGACGGCTGTCCTGCTGCCTGTTGGGTAGTTTTTTTCTAGTGACCATTCCACAAAGAAGGTGTAGAGAATGACTAGCCCTGCGtgcaaaaaatgcaaatataatgAAAATTACTCATGAAAAGGGTACATTTGTTCTGTGGCTGCAAagacagtgtttgtttttgaggcttaaataaacaaacagtaCGGcgcttttcttgttttcatagacattggcttttttttttgcatttttgtcaatGTTGTAATATGCTGCATGCGTTAGAGTAACacacaaagtgaaaagaaaacgtCCGTGGTTTTCAGGATTTACTTGATATAGACCATTCTGCTGCAGCTCCGGCTACACGTTCAGGGTTGTGGGTCTTGCCCAAAGATGAAACTCTGGATGAGTCTGAAGTTCTGgacaactttttcaaatgttttcccTTTATTTGGCTGCATTCATTTTCCTAATAACGCTAGCCTGCTATCCTGTCccttatatatataaaacaaaaaaaagcttcccACAATATGATGTGGCCACTGTGTTGATAGTGgcatttaatctaaaaaaaaccaacaaaaatccACATGTAAACTCTACTTCCTTGGGAGTTATGAAAGCAAACTCCCAAACGGTTGTGCAGGACTTTATTTTTCAAGGCATCGAAGTAAAGATGAATGCAGATTTACACCGCAGTAAAAAGGATCCTCTGAGTTCACTTCAAGAAAATGCCATTTTTCTCCTTAAAGCTATTTTGTTACGTCCCCTGTGAAAATTgtaacaattaaaaagaaacgAATCAAAGAACCGAAGAACAGGATTCTTTTGCGACTTACTGAGTCTTCGTTAAAACCTGGGAAGAGTGAAAGGCTTGTTGTGTTTGACATCAACCAGCACCGACGcctaaatttgaattttatttttgttttgactgtcGGAGACAAACTTATGTCATTTGTCCAcatgtcaaacaaaaacataagcaACTCCTGAAGGCTCCACTGTGTCTGTGGTGAGGTTCAGTTTGGACGCATGCACATTTCTAACaagctaaagaaaatagaaCGTCGTTATTCAAAGTTAAgaccaaaaattaaaaaataaactaccaCAATCAAAACCAATCCCATTTGTCACAGCTTTGTGATATTTCTCTGTACTCACTCTCCGACGTTGTAGGTCGTCCTCATGACAACCGAAGCTCTAGGCCAGGGGTCTCAagctccagtcctcaagggccgctgtcctgcagtttttagatgtgccacaggtacaaaacactggaatgaaatgacttaattacctccttcttgtgtagatcagttctcccagccttgctaatgacctaattatttttattcaggcgtggtgcagcagaggcacatctaaaagttgcagggcagtggccctccaggactggagtttgagacctgtgTTCTAGATGGTctaaatgaagaaaactgaTCACTTTGAGAGCTAAATACTGATGAAATGGTTCCACTGTGACTTCGCCATCCCTTCTCTTTTCTAAAATCAATTTGCAAAGATAAGGCCCTTTTGACTAAAAGCCCTCACTTTTATCAGCTGACAGCTCCACGCGGCTCACAGAGTACGTGCAGGCCGTGTGAAGCTGCCAAAAGCCCAAAACGGGTGAAACATTAACCTGTTCGGAggctctgtctgtctgtctgtctctgccgtccgtccgtctgtccgtccgtccttAAATTTGGCCGCAGCAAAGGCGCTCTGCTTATCTTCTTTGCTGCACCTCATCATCTCATCAGTAGTAATATGCTTCTTCTCTACTGGTGCTGTACTGGAGTGCAGATTTTTATAACTCCAAAGCAATTCAAAGTGTAATTTTTTGCAATcttctctgcattttctttatatatagaaataaagaaatatatatatatatatatatatacagtatgtatataaCTGTTTTGCTTCCACTTCTTTGCCACTGGATTCCTGGATTTGTTGCACAAATCCTTTATTAattgagaacaaaacacaatcCAGAAAGAAACCGGTTGCTTAGGAGACCAAGTTTTGGCGCAGATCTGTCACTCCATCTATTTTCAGAATGAGAATCTCATGCTGCTCAGCTTTGCAAATACATTTAGCACCCGCAAATACATTTGCGCGTCTGCCCTGTAGTGGTCACTCAGCATTTATCTTTCGGTCGCATTGccatattttttctattagaaATTAAAAACCTAATCAGAAATTATTCCACTTTTATTGTAGAACCTAAAAGTATATTTATGGTGTAAGCTAATATTTGATTAAGCAGCTTAAACTACACTTCACTCCAAATGCAACAAGTGCCAACGTGTCGCTGGAGATTGGCAGCCGTAATTGTTGGGGATTTCTGAAGTTACATTACTTCAGTACTTTTCGCTTGTTCTCTTGCGCATTCCTGACCGCATAAATTTGGTTTTAACAAATGGGAATGACTCAGAAACATTTGGCACATCTTAAAGGTGTCCATTCCTCCAGAATCTATCTCATCCTATAAACTCATCCCTTACCAACAACCTTTTATCCGACCGTTGGACTGCAGCGTTCTCCGAGAATAGCCACACTGATGGTTTCCAGTGATTCCGGTTTCCACAAGTCGCTTTGGTTTGGTCATTGCTTTATATGCAGCTAGTAAATTAGAGACTGAGGACAGAAAGCAAATATCTCATCAGACCCGACATTACTGTGACACACTGAGCTGTAGATCAGTAATCTAAGGTCAAGCTTCTCTTCTTAAATTTTTAGCTCTTTTAGATTAAATCACAGTACAGATGCTGCTTGTTAGTTATGTTGTTGTAGCTGAGAAGTGTGTCAGAATGCTTTGAAAGGTGCAAGGAATTCAACTGTATGGCACCTAAATTACCAATGAACTACAATAACCTGAATAACCCTGACACTAACACCACTGGCTGAGTTTCCTGTCTTTGTCCTGTTTTATACAGCCCGCAGTGTAAACATATCTTCATCCTCCTGGACTTTAGTCCCGTTTTAGTTTGCTTTGTCAGTCCGTTAACCTTGTCAGTTTTAGCAGTGAACAGAATACGTCTCGttagttttcagaaaatgaaatggCGAAAGTGCCACTTCTCCTGATGTGTGAAGGAAACAGACCAGCAACGTGCTGAAAAGAGTTAGCTTATTTATGTCCATTTTCAAAGGAAATAAATAGATgcatgtactgtacatattttaatataattttaaacattacaaaaaatgaacaaaataccttttccctaaaaaaaattcaaaggagAACAGAGGAAATGAAATAGAGGCCACAGTTAACACCTACAGTAGGTTTCGCTTCCTCAAAAGTGCCTTGGGTTCTCATTGTTACAGTTTAATCGTGTGTGTTGGGGGTGAAGGGGCGTGGCGTGcaggcgtgtgtgcgtgtgtgtgcgtgtgtgtgtgcgtgtgtgtgagcatgtgtgtgtcttGACCTGTTTTATTTGGTTCTCACTTCCTGCGCTTCTAGAAGTAGACACACAGATTTAGGTCATGTCCTCTAACCGTCTGCACCATAAAATGAtggaaacaaatgcaaatgtgtACATAGATTCCActtgcaaacacattttacttttatttttcaaccaagtcaactaaaaatatatagaatgtgttaaaagtttgaaacaGTAAAAGCTATCATCATTGTTGTTAACGTTGTTATTTCTTTCCTATGGAAATTGTACCTGGCTCAAGCACTCTGTGGGTTTTGCGCATTCTTCCTGGACAGAGTCAAcgagaaaaatgtgttttctttgattttcgTCACCGTAGGAAGCACACCTGCCTGAGTTTAGCTTTGTCTCTTTTCTGGGTAGAGCCAGTTGCTAGTCCTGTTGCTGCCACTGACTGTGTTCTCTTTATCCATTTCACAAAGGAAAGCTCGTGTGGCCCAAAGccaatgcatttattttctatgactgcttctttttctctcagctACAAGCCAGTCACTGAATGTGGCCAGTCAGTCTAAGACTGTTTATGCTGCAGGTTTCTCTCTGTTACAAAAGACTGcttcctttccactgtcaccaTCTGCATCCATGATGGATATCTTCTAAGTCAGTGACTGAATGTTAGTGGCTGGATGAATTTTGTTTTGGTGGGATCGATTGATTGATCAACTGAGTTTGACTGTGATGCTGTACTGGCTGTACCAAATATGACCATTGAATTATAGTGTAATGAGCTCAACTGGTTTAAACTGAACTCTACATGGCACAGCGCCATTAGTGTTTAAAGATTGGCACTTTGGAAACTTATAAAAACTTCTAATATTGCTAATAGTGCTCTGGCatacatttctttatcttttgaAATCCGAGACTTCAAGAAAGACAATCTGAGGTGTAGTGGGAACATTTTAAGGTTACTATGATTATTAGCAGAATCTATGCATAGCAGCATTGTGGTTCTTGTGTGATGCATGAGCTCATGAAAAAGACTCCTGAAGGAGTTTagcttctctggcctcagcaTTACAATTAAGTCATTGAATtgtttcttcatcttcatcatggCTCCCAGTGAAAGAAGACGTGCGCTTGCTGTCTGCTGTCTGTTCTGTAGCCAAGTAGATGATCAAACTATGTGAATGGAGTGAAACTCTCCCTATAAAAGTGTAAACTGTGTTCTGCTCGAGGCTCTTTCTCCTGACTGCGATCAGTGAGCAGAGGCTTCGAACGCTGTAGAGCCTTCGAATAAATTCTGATTGAGAATATATGCTTTCTCTGGCTCTTGAAACAGTTTCCCCCCTCACTCTTTGTTAAAGGAAAATTCCCACAACAGAGTTTAACAATCCGCCCTGATATTCTTGCACAAGAGAAACAGTGAGACAATCTACTGGAGATTGGGCCACTTCTGGCAGACAGACTATATCAGTAGAGCACGCTTGAAAAAACAATCAGCCGCAAAGCTTGTAAGTTGAAGCAGACATGCAGGTTTTCATATGTGAACATGTGTACATGTGGCCTTAATCGCCTGTAATGGCCGATTATTCATGCTTGATCTGGGAAGTGAGGTTCCTGACTAATTTGAAACTTTTAAGcaggaaagttaaaaaaagtaacagttgctgtatgtgtttttttttcttagaaaggtgacgtttttcttttgaatcagATTAACAGAGTTCATgttaacagaagaaaaacaattctCTTCGCAAGCACGCAAAAGCGTACTGCCGTCATTTCCTTTCCAGGATATCATGCAGCTTGTTGATGGTCTCTCATCAAATCTGGTAAATTCTTTTCATGACGCCGGATGCCCCGGCCTTTTTCAGACATGGGAAATGTTACTATGAGGGAGTCTGGTTCACTTTCACTGAAAAAAGATGGGATACACACTCAACTGGAGTGCAGAtggcaaaagtatttatatcccTCAACCATTTTGTCagattgaaacaaaaaaaacttcagggTAGTCGattggcattttttttattagaccGGGGCAAGGCAGTGCATAAATGGAGGAAAGACAATAGTAGTTATTGACTGAATctgctttttgaaatatttaatataagttcaaattaattcattttttgtttgctcatttatatttaaagttaaagctAAATAGTTTTGTTCATTAGCACACAGTTAAATGTGTGTGTCAAAGTTAACCAGTGATGTATCTAGGATGGTAAGATCACTActgtttttatgaaacacaAATGAAGTCCAACACAGGTAGTTGGTCTAACTCTAACCATAAGCTTAGTAGAGGggtgagaacaaaaaaaaaagaactaaatgtGGCTTCCTCTGCTTTTACAGGAACATCTTGCATGGGAAATTTTCATGAGCAGAAAGTTGCTGTGGTTAAACTCTAACCACGGCAACGTTCATCTTTTCtctcttaaaatttttttttacaaacagatcAAAAGATAACAGAACGTTGATGGTTGGGTTCtgaaacaaatttcttttttcgGTTTTCGATTCCCAAAACAAATGTCCAAGAGAGTTTTCTCCTCggatttagtttttcttttagtctGTTTGTTCCTCTTTGTAGGTTTCTTTtaagggagggggggggggggccgTGTGGCTCTGCGGTAGAGCACCGAGCAGCAGCTACAAATGAAAAACGGTCACTAGTGCGGCAAAgatacagagaaaatgtttaacaaacaaaaacaaactagagACGGTGCATTTTTGTGAGGAACATGCTGGAACTTAAGGACATAGATgtagaacccccccccccctgtaAAACCACCTGAATTAAAAGTGACCAGAATTAATGGAATATATTTTTGCctaattttaaaacacagaggATCTTTCACTACATAAGTCGGACAAACAACTCCAAACAGAAAGTCCACTGGAAATAAATATCCACCACGTCAGAGTTAGTACCGTGATGTGGGAAACATATTCTACTGACCTTCAACATTTAATTCCCcacattgcaaaaataatttcctaaaCAAATGTCTCTGTTGTTGAGGTAGAAACACCTGCGGTTTAACGTCCTGCCACATCCACTTCATGTATTTAAGCTACTTACTGACAGAGTTATGGAACTAACCACGGACCACAGGCAGGAAAGTTCCTCTGTCCTACATGTTACAATAGCTGCTGCTGAAGTAACTAGACAAAGTATAAACCCGGAGGATAAACATGTCCAGTTCTGGattattctgttttgctttgtttgtcaCACTAAAAGGTTTCAGATCGTCAAACGTACTTTGATATAAGACAAAGATGACCAGAAGAAATCCTGATTTTTCAGAGACATTGCTCATGTCTGTTGCATCATTGCCTTGTTGCATAAACTAAGGGTTTAATTTAGCAAAACCAGGGTCGGACATTCTCCTTCATGATTTAATTCTGCCAGAGTCGGTGGTTCTATCAATGGCAAGGTGCCCAGAACAGAAGATCTACTGCCCCACTTAATGTTGCCACACAGATTCTATTTAtgtaatttcttgattttactGGTCTGAAAGTTATCAGGTCAGGCTGTGGCCTCAGGGAAACTGAACTCAGCTTCCCTGTGCAGACAATTAATTCTTTAATTAACAATAAAGTGGGGTTAGTTTTCACCttctctttttgtatttactgttgTTACCTTCGACGTTCAAGCTTGTTCGATGATCTGAAACGTTTTAACAGTGACAAAAaggaacagaagaaatctgGGGGAGGGGGGGGCGCAAACACAGCCATATTTTCAGAAACAGGTAAGTGAAGTTTTAGAATAAAAAGAGCCCTGAAGAACTCGTCGGCGTACGCACACTTTCGCTGATCCATGCACCACTCTGCATTCCACATCCCCCAAAGTTCAGTTTACGTCAGCGGCCTACAAGTTTAGACTTGACATTGTTATCCTTCTAGAAGTGTTTGCAATCAACTCTATCCTAACTTTGGGTCGTGCttgtggagaaaaagaaaaaaaaaagagcatattGAATCATAACATGCATGAGGGAAATTAAAATCGACATACAGAATCCAAGCATCTctctaaaactgaaattatggGTTATCCTCTGTCATACCTGATTGACGTCACGCATTTGGCAGTTTGGCGTTAGGCGCTTTCCAGATGTGTCAGTgcacactttgaactgcttagctttttttttgcttggtaATAAAAACGTGTTAATGCAAACATTCTGCAGAAACACTAAGCCACTGCACTGATTGGTGTCAATTCTCTAACATGATATTCAAACACGAAAGAATAACGTCACTAGCATGACCCAACATTTAGAAACTCCTCTAACAGCTTTAAcagtaaatacagtaaataatttATGGTCATTTCTTTTATCAATACAACATGCTGCCAGGTCCAGGTCAAGACGGCGGCATACATAATAAGATATTCAGGTTTGCTGGAGGGATCTCTAAAGATAATAGTTGGGAATCCCAAGAAATGTATGTGGAGCAACCACTTTCAGCTTcttttataaaattatgaaactaGAGACAAACTAAAGCTGCAATAAGAAAAACTAACCCTGCAACATCACAGATGAGCCCTCTGTGAAATGACACAATGATGGCTCAGAGCCATGAGACAACTTAGTGGTTCAGTCTAAGATTACGTCTTCTGATGATGTGCTGCGTTCAGGTACGTTGGACAATCAGGCCAAACAGATGTCATGTCAATCTAGGACATAACATCTGTTTCGCAGTTGGAGCCGGTCGTACATTGTCAGATCGCCATATATGCACCAACTGACAGCTGCATGTACGTTCAGCTGTATGACCTGTGAAATCACcttatgctttatttttatcagctgTATGACACCCTGACAACAGTTTACCTTTCAGACCATCAAAGAAATGATGAATCACAGAAGTAAATAGATATTTATGTCAGTGGCCTGAATGCTGAACTGACGGCTCCTCTAAATGTGGCGGACTTTTTGAAGACTGTGTGTCTGCTCCTCCGTTCATTCGTGACAGCTGCAGGTAAACCTTATGCTTGCCAGGAAAACGAAGTCTAGAACAGAAGAGTTCAGAAAACCACGACCCTAATTAGGCCATTTCATTGTTTCTCTGTCTAAAGCCAACAACATGCACTTTTAGAACCGTTCAGTCTCAAATCGCTACTAAAAcatgttgtaaaataaatacttcataaaACACCAACTGAGTTCTTTTGGCTTTAATTGTTCTAGTTAAAGTTTAACTAAAGTCTTCAATTCAGATCCTTGagcagtgtttttttctgccagTGATAAAAGGTATAGTTCCTTGTAACTTATCTCTTGGTGTAAAATAGATATTAAATGCGTATGgttgatttataaatatatgtgtgtgtgtgtgtgaatatttttgtttgagctGTTAACCACTTTAACCCAGTTCGCTCTTTCAATTAACCACATCACAAGACACATTTTACGTTTGACAacatctctattttttttttttattaagcttAATCAATTCCAAAGGAAAAGCTTAACAACATGTCATTTTACTGAAACACACATCTTTTCCAGGAAAAAGAACTGCGGCGGTGCCAGCACTGCCTGTCAGAACCAGATTCGCGCgcaaacaaataaaccaaacagaCGTACAAGCAAAAATGTGCTTTAGTTTCTCGTTTCAAATTttctgtatataaaaaaaaaggatttatctATAAATAATCACATACAAAAATAAGCCAAAGATTTCAAACATTAATTATTTGTATCTTACAGCTACTGTATATACTCCAAAGAGGAACATAGTGGCATTACATTAGACGGTTAACGGTTAGTTTTCACTTCCTCCTCATTCACCACATGTACAGATTACAGTTCGCTAGTCGTAGTGCAAAGCAGTGCTTTATCTCACCTCATCAGATTTGGTCTGGTCAAAGGAGTTACACTGAAATGAAACCAGCTCAGACAGGCAGCTGTATCTACTATCCtgttacagtgtttttttttaccatcaagCAAATAATGCACAAGCAggtataaacacacacacacacacacccacacacacatcacaggCCATGCATACAATTTTAGAACTGTAAACAAACACGTCTTTCAGTGTGAACGTTGCGTCGAAATGCTTTTCAGGATCGCAGAAGGCCACCGGCGGGGGTGACTCCGGCGAACACCCAGAGGGGTTTACAGGAACAGGAAGCATGAATTGTGGGATTTCAAGTCGCCACTCGCTTCCAACAGTCCCAGTTCACCGAGCAGGAAGCCCACCGAGGGAACCAGTCGCGTACGGCTTCGTGCTGCGCAGGTTGCTCTGGTCCCGATGCGTCTCTGACGGCGGATGCCCCGTCTGGATGCAGCACACGGGTTGGCTGACCTTGAAGTGTCATAACTTCAGACAGGAAATCTTAATTTCTTAATGCTTCCCCGTTCAGTTCTGCACAGTCCAGACTTCAACGTCTTGCACGATGAAGTCTTCATTGGTGGAAAGAGGAGCGTTGCGGAAGGTGGGGCAGGAAAAGCTGGCGCCGTGGTACAAGTCAGCATCCAACCAGAGAGCAAAGCCAGCcctataaaaaaaagagagagagaaaacatatataaaattagaaattaaatctttgacttcttcttcttattgCTTTATCATAAACTGCCTCTTTCATATTAGCCAGGagtgaaagaaaaggagaacGTACCCTCCTCCACCAATCTGCAGAGATTCCCAGTTGCCGTTCACAAAGTAGGAGTTCTCCCCGCTCCACCTGTATTGCTAATGAGAATTAAGCACAAAATGTTAGtcaattgtactttttttttgtgatactATACATTTAATAACAGCTTTCCTATTGATAATAAAAATGGAGTCCCCCCCTACCTGGAAGTCAGGATTGAAGCTGAACAAGAAGGTCTCGCCCGTTCCGTAGCAGTATTTACTGACTCTGAATGGATCCGAAGAAAAAGCTCCAAACACCTGAAGGCAACAAAAGTCAGCAGCTCGTTAGtcaatgttttggttttgttactCATGTTAAAATCTGTGTTGAAGCCAACAGTCAAGATGCAAACCTTTTTGTGCATGTCTCTGATGACCAGCAGCACGGGGCTGTCCAGGTCGGCCATGTTCCTGTAGAGCGTCTTTAGGCTGCTCCCATGGTTGATAGTGCTATAAACTAGTTGCCACGGATACCCCTGGGTCCTTGGAGGCAAGTTAGCTGCAATCTATTGtgggaggggggaaaaaaagatgatcTTATAAATCTATTGCTAGCTTTTCAAGTccaaaataataacacaaaagtaacttttccaCTAGAGCTGGACAGGTTTGTGGAGTAACACTCACCTTCTGCAGGCGAAAGTCATCCAGCAGCTGGCTGGCATGGCTCAGCACAGGAAAATCATCCTCAGCCTCCTGGTACTCGGTCTCATCCACCTCAGACtccacagagctgcagagactCAGGCGATGCTTTGAGTCCTTCACCGTGATGATCTGAGCAGAAGATGTCAACAAAGCCATGAGAAGACTGTTGTCTTCCCCCACATATGTTCTCTTTGCCTGACATTcgtttttttgtcacattacagacTTGTCCTACAGATGCGCAGCTGTACGTAAAACCCCTGAGCGCTTGGCATCAAATAATCTGCTTAATAATCTCACCTCAACGTACGGCTCCGCACAGTCGCTGGCAAAATAAAGCACTCGgacatttttctgccttttcttcaTAGCTCCCGAGTTGTCCGTCAACCTCTGCGCTCTGCTCTTCCACATGTCTGCTCTCGCTGAAGGGAAACTTTCTCCCCTTATAAAGCCTCTGCGGCGCTTTCACTTTCATTAGTCGGAAATCCAACCGCATGGCTGCTTATTGGCTAACCGTTGCGACTAGAGTTTTGCTTTCCTTCATACATGGAAACGGAAACCCTGCCCCGAGctacagaggaggaggagaaaggatGTCCATATAAGGAAGGAGGGTTTTCCCATCATCTCAAAGCttacaggttgtttttttttttttttttttttggctttttttttttggcctgcAGGGCCCTCAGCTTGCTTTACTGTAACAGAGGAGGGGCGAAATTCTCCTGAAGAATGTCTCTGGCTGCTGAGAGCAGAGCTCAACAATCTCtgacttgttttcttgtttttctttctttgtctgagaaaaaagaaacaaaaaaaacttacctCCCACTTCTTTGCAGCCTTGGGCTTGCTGGCCCAGGGCTGCTGCAACACCCAGATGTGTTCCGGCCTTCTCCACGACACCACATGGTAGGCGCTCTGGCGTTTCTTCCTGACGTTGTTGTAGGCCTTGCAGCGCTTCTTCTTGCCTTTGCTGTAGATGTCTGGAGACCATTGCACAAAGAAGGTGTAGAGGTGGTCAACCCTGCAGGGCAAAGGGAGCGAAGATGGTTTGATTTCGAATAAGGTGCAGCATGCCAAACTGGAGACGAATCGCTGAAATCCCACCCAGTTCTTGCTAAATTCAAGCACATGTCATCCTGCTCAAGGCCCTGCAGGATTGGTTGATTATCTAAACTCGATAAACTGATGTCAGACTGGCAGAGGACATGCCAAGACACATAAAATCAGggtgctgatttttttttaagtttgtgctAAGTACTTAGTGTTAGCGTTGtgtcattttgaaatgaatataggaacttgttttggTGGCATTACTTCATGCTGTGTTGCAAATTTGTCATTTTCCGCCATCAAGTGCTGGAAATagggatatttttatttagaataagAGAGAACTGTTGTCAACAGCTTAGATAAATGATTCTTTTAGAGTAAATGTAGGAAACAAAAGTTTTGTTGTGGTTTACGTTTGTGGTTTTCCACagactggtgtgtgtgtgtgcgtgtgtgtgtgtgtgtgtgtgtgtgtgtgtgtgtgcagtcaTGCAATGGtaagaagaaaatgcaaaatgttattttaaattgtgaatTAAATTGATAAAGTTGTTAATGTGCACAAATAGCTGGAAACTGGgacattctttaaactttcccAGTTGCAGCTTTGCGGGGCTAAATTAGCAACACTTTTACTGAAGACTGAATTGCTTTACCTTCTAAAGACAAATATTGTGGAATTAAATGCTAGTAattaatatgatttattttaattttctcagtcttacttttccaaatttagaaaatctaaataaaaaac contains:
- the LOC102219305 gene encoding nuclear receptor coactivator 7-like; protein product: MAGPRWKRYFGCEPSGYQLDFSSLASTASSSVMGIVYSVGEVDHLYTFFVQWSPDIYSKGKKKRCKAYNNVRKKRQSAYHVVSWRRPEHIWVLQQPWASKPKAAKKWEIITVKDSKHRLSLCSSVESEVDETEYQEAEDDFPVLSHASQLLDDFRLQKIAANLPPRTQGYPWQLVYSTINHGSSLKTLYRNMADLDSPVLLVIRDMHKKVFGAFSSDPFRVSKYCYGTGETFLFSFNPDFQQYRWSGENSYFVNGNWESLQIGGGGAGFALWLDADLYHGASFSCPTFRNAPLSTNEDFIVQDVEVWTVQN